The uncultured Desulfobacter sp. DNA window GGCAAGGGCCATGCGCCAGGCCGCATTGGCGGCAAAGTTCGCCGGCATGGGCCTGAATCAGGGGATCCGCCGCATTCTGAAGGGACAGGAGCAACTCCCCGATATAGGCGGAAAAGAGGATAAAGGGCTGAATGTATTTTTCAGGCACGGCAAAACAGACGGCGCATTCCAGGAAAAGAAACGCCTCTTTTTTCCGGTCCAGGCGGTACAGGGCCGCGGAAAGGAGGATATCAATCCTTAAGACCGGTTCGGCCCTCAGCCGCTTTAACGACCTTGGCCTCAGGGTCTCCAGCAGCAGCACCGCTTTTTCATACTCGCCCTGGTCCACCCACAAATGGGCGGCCAGCAGGCATTCGGATTCAAAACATTCCGAAAAGGGCTCGTTGACATTCAGTTTTCTGCCATCGGCCCATTGCCGGGCCCGGGACGGTTCCCCTTGAAAAAGCGCAAGCCTTGCGGCGGCACACTCGGCCACGGCCAGAAGGTAGGGGCTGCCCATGGCGGCGCTTTTTTCCAGGGCCTTTTCCATGGCAAAGGAGGCGACGGTCTCCCGGCCCATGGCCTGGAGGATACAGGCCTGCTGGATATGGGCATCGCACTGGATCAGGTTCAGGTTGGTTTCTTCAAGGTATGCCATGGCCGAAGAAATGTTCTCCAATGCAAGGTCCGGTTCGTTTCGCATGGCATGGATCATGGCCATGATGACAAAGTAATCCGACCGGAAGGGCAGCTTTGACAGACCGGCCTCTTTGGCCATGTCCAGTTCGGCTTTGAGTTTTTCCTCTGCCCGGGACATGTGGCCCATGGTGATCTCTATCGAGGCGTAAATCCGGAGCAGGTTAAATACCCCGAACCCGAGTTTTTTCTGCTTATAGAAGGCAAGGTTATCCAGAACCGTACCGGCAAGTTGCTGGGTCTCGCCGCTTTCCATGAGGCTCCAGGGGATAAAATCCAAAAGATACATTTTAATGTAAAGATGTCCGGGGCTGATGGTTTTAAGGTCCAGGGCCAGCTGATGGGCGTCGTGCCGGTCCGGATGTTTAAAAATGGCATTGGAGTGTTCTGCCGCCAGCCATAAATCCCTGGCCCGCTGCTGCTTTGCCCCGGTATACCGGGAAAGCAGCGCATCTTTCCTGTCCCGGATATTTTTCATTAAAAAGTCGGCCTGGGACAGGTTCCACTGCTCCGTTGCCAGCAGCTGCCGGTATAAGAGCAGGATAAGTCGCTGGTTGACCAGGGCGTCGGGGATTTTGTTCAGCCACCGGGCAATCGTGACAAATTCGCAGGCCAGAAGATAGAACATGAGATGGTCTTCCAGCACGTCGGCCAGAAAATGGATATCCCCCGAGGCATGGGCGTGTATAAAGGCCAGCTCAAAATGATCGTTGGCCGCGTACCAGAGCGCGGCTTTTTTCTCCAGATCCGGGACCTGTTCGGAATGGGTTTGTTTCAGGTGTTTTTTCAGGGAATCGGCAAACAGGGCATGGTACCGGAACCACTCCCGGGACGGGTCAAGGGCAATGATGAAGATATTGTTCCGGTCCAGCTGTTCAAGGATGGCACCTGAATCTTTCATCCCGGTGATGTTTTCACAAAGCGTTGCATTAAACCGGGTCAGAATGGATGTTTTGAGCAAAAACTGCTGAACCGGTTCCGGCTGCACCCGGAACACCTCTTCCCTGAAATAATCCATGGCAAAGGTTTTGTGCTCTTTAAGGGAGATTCTGGAAAGATCCTGAAGCGGCTGCCGGTTCAAGGAGAGCCCCACCAGCTGAAGCCCCGATACCCAGCCTTCGGTGAGTTGAAAAATTTTTTTGAGCTGTTCGGGCAAAAGCCGGATATTGAAGAGATCTGACAGGAAACAGGCGGTTTCATCCAGGCTGAATTTTAAATCCATGGCACTGACCTGGATCAACCGGTTTCCCACGGTGAGCCGGGCTGTGGGAAAGGGCAGGGCGGACCGGCTGAGGATGACCAGGTGAAGGCAGGCCGGCGCGCACTCAATAAGATATTGAATGGCCTCGTGAATTTGGGTTGATTCAATGGCGTGGTAATCATCCAGCACCAGAAAAAAATGGTCTTTAAAGTCCACAAACTCATCAATTATCCGCTGCACGGCCTTTTGGATGGGAATGGTTTTCTGCCCCTGGAGAAACGGGCTGAAGGCCTGGGCAATTTTTTTGCTGCACGTGAGCATGGCCGATAACAGGTACCGGGAGAACAGATCCGGATCATTGTCCTGATTGTCCAGGGAATACCAGGCGGCCCGTTTTTCGTACCGGGAAAGCCACTGGACCGCCAGGCAGGTTTTGCCGGCCCCGGCCTGTCCGGTGATAAAGATCAAGGAGTGGTCTTTGCCCTGTTCTATGATCCCGGTCAACTGGCTGCGCTGGACCATTTTTTCCCTCAGGGGGGGCATTGTCAGTTTGGTCTGGATGATCATGGGCGGTTTCTTTTATGCATTTTTTTGTAAAGTTACCCCGCCTTCTACCCTTTAAGGTATAGGACAAAATATTTTACCCGGGTAATTATAACCCATAAGACAAAACGCACAATGCAAAAAATATTTTGATTCCGGGATCAGGGCGTTGTCCCCCCGGAAAATTTCTGGAGAGCAGCATTGATCAAAAATTTGACCCGACAGGATTTAACCGACATTTTATATGGCTGTACCATCCTTGGCACCGGCGGCGGCGGAGAGATCCAGGAAGGGATGGACCTCATTGAGGAGGCCCTTTCCCATGGCCGGCAGTTCCGGCTTATTCCCGTGGATGAGGTCCCGGACAATGCCCTGATCTGCACCCCCTATTTTCTGGGTGCCGTATCCCCGGTGTCGGAACAGGAAAAACAGCAGTACGACCGGCTGCCCCGGCTGGCCGAAAACCCCATTATGGCAGCCGTAAATCGGTTTAAAGCCTACCTTGGCGCCGATTTTTACGGGACCATCTCCTGTGAAATGGGCGGGGCCAACTCCGCCTTGTCCTTTTATGTGGCGGCCATGATCCAGGGCTTTATCGTTGATGCGGACCCCGCCGGACGGGCCGTGCCTGAAATTACCCACTCCACCTACTATTTAAACGGGCTGCCCGCATCCCCCATTGTCCTGGTCAATGCCTTTGGAGAGACCGCCATCTGTGAAAATATCATTGATGACAAACGGGCCGAACAGCTGGTCCGTTCCCTTGCCGTGGCCAGCGCCAATGATATTGCCGCCGTGGATCACGCCCTTGAAATGAAGGTGCTGCGGCCGGCGGTGATTAAAGGCGCCGTGTCCTATGCCTTGAAACTCGGGCAAGTGTTACGGCTGGCGCGCCAGACCCAGGAGGACTCAGCCCAGGCCATTGCCGGGGCCGGCAGCGGATTTGTGGCCTTCAGGGGAACCATAGAAGACTTTTCCTGGAAAAACCAGGAGGGGTTTACCATCGGGGATATCCTGATTCGGGGAACCGGCAGATATGCCGGCCATACCTATAAAATTAATTTTAAGAATGAAAACATGATTTCATGGCTGGACAACGAAGTCCATGCTACGATTCCGGACTTGATCTGCCTGATGGATACAGATACGGATGAACCGGTGACCAACCCCAACCATGAAAAGGGAAGGGCGGTGGCCGTTCTGATTCTGCCGGCCCCCAAAGCCTTTTTAACGGAAAAAGGCTTGAAAATTTTCGGGCCTGAGTATTTGGGCTATGGTTTTAAGTACAAGCCTGCGGTAAAAAAAATATAGTAACTGTTCAGCAGTGCCCCATCTTCGCTCATTCAGGCCTTCTCACATAGCAAAAGTATGCTACGAAGTCCTGACTAAACAAATATGAAGCACTGATGAACAGTTATGGCCCCTGTTTTTGCTTAATTTTCAGCATTAGCTGAATAGTTACAATATATAAGTGATATGATGATGAGGAAATGCAAATGAGCGAAGAATTATTTAAAGCCATTACCACCTTGAACAGAACCGACGCCGTCCGCATCACCGAGGCACTGCTGGCCGGCAGCGAATCCCCGCAAAAAATTCTGGATGTGGGGCGCAAAGCCATGCAGCTCATTGGAGAGCGCTTTGAAAAAGGGGAATATTTTCTGCCCGAATTGATGGTGTCCGGCGATATTCTCGGGGCCATTGCCGAAAAGGTCAAGCCCGTTATGGAGGCCCAGGGCGACACCAAAAAAATCGGTAAAGTGGTGTTTGGAACCGTGCAGGGGGACATCCATGATATTGCCAAGGACATTGTGGTGTTCATGCTGGATGTGAACGGCTTTGAGGTGATTGACTTAGGGGTGGATGTGCCGCCTGAAAATTTTGTAAAGGCCGTTGAGGAACACCAGGCTAAGATTGTGGGGTTGAGCGGATTTTTAACCCTTGCCATTGACCCCATGGAACGGACCATCCAGGCCCTCAAAGCGGCCAACCTCACCGATGTGAAGGTGATGGTGGGCGGCGGCCCGGTCAACCAGCTGGTCTCTGACCAGATCGGGGCTGATGCCTGGGGCTCCACGGCCATGGATGCGGTGAGTATAGCCAGAAACTGGGCCATCGCTTGAACAGCTATTAGCTGTTAGCCATTAGCTTTGGGGCTGTAAAGCCTGCAAAAAAAGCCAAATGGTTGAAAAAAAATGGAGTACAACAGCAACGGGGAACAACCATATGGAAAATCAAGAACTAATACCCCATACCAAAGAACAAAAAGAGTACCGGGCCCGCCTAAAAAGGGTCTGGGACGCGGTGCGGCTCAAACAGCCGGACCGGGTGCCCATGGTGATCCTCGACGATTACTTTTCCCTGCACCAGGGGGGCTTAACCCCGGCCCAGGCCTATTATGACACCGAACTTGCAGCAAAGGTATTTCAAGAAGAGATCGTGAAATACGGCTGGGACATGGTCGGCCTGTTTGCGGCATTTCCCGGAAAGGTCGGGGAGATCCTGGGACTTACCACCAATAAATGGGGCGGGTACAATCTGCCGGATACCCAGGAGTTCCAGTATGTTGAAAAAGAGTACCTGCTCGCTGATGAGTATGACCTGTTTTTAAAGGACCCCGGGGATTTCACGGTTAGAAAGCTGTGGCCGCGCATGGCCACGGTCCTTGAGCCTTTCGGTCTGTTCCCGCCCCTGGCGGCCATGTCCCATGCCTATGCGCCGGTGGGGGAGCTGGCCATTGCCCTTAGCCGGCCCGAGGTGCTGGAGATGCTCAGGAAAATGATCAAAGCCGGCGAGGAGATGAACAAGCTGCTGGAGGTGCTGGACCGGACCACCGAAGCCTTAAAGCAAAAAGGCCTCCCCGTGGAAAACGGGCTGTCGGCCTCTTTTGCCCATGCCCCCTTTGACTGGGTTTCCGATTATCTGCGGGGCATCCGGGGTTCCATGATGGACATGTACTATAACCCGGACAAACTCAAGGCTACCATAGAGGTGATTACCCCCACCATTATAGATTACGCCATTGCAAGCGCCAAAGAAATGGGCGGAACAACGGTCTCCATCCCCCTTCACCGGGGATCGGACTCGTTCATGTCCAACGCCCAGTTTGCCGAATTCTACTGGCCCGGCTTAAAAAAACTTCTGCTGGCCCTGATCGAGGCGGATCTGACCCCCATACCCTTCTTTGAAGGCTCCTATACCAACCGGCTGGAGTTTCTCACCGAGCTTCCCGCCGGCAAGGTCTGGGGGCATTTTGATGTGGTGGATTTAAAAAAGGCCCGGCAGGCCATTGGCGATACCATGTGCTTCTGGGGGAATGTGCCCACCCAGGTGCTGATTGCGGGCACACCGGAACAGACCGCTGATGCTGTTAAAGAACTGATTGATATTTTTGGGGATACCGGCGGCCTGATCATTGACGGATCGGCCGGAATCCCCAAGGAAGCCAAAAAGGAAAATGTCATGGCCATGGCCGAAACAGTTTATAAATACGGGGTTTATTAAACAGGTAACTGCATATGGAAACCATAAAGATACTGGGAATCAACGGAAGCAACCGCAGGGGCGGCAACAGCCGTTTTCTGCTGGACCAGGCACTGGCGGCGGCAGCCCTGGCGGTGCCCGGATGCGTGGACACTGAAATTTATGAAACCGGCGGCCGGACGTATCTTCCCTGTACGGCCTGCGACCGCTGCCATTCAAAATTAGGGGTCTGCCGGCTTGAGGATGATTTTGCCGAACTGCGGGACAAATGGCTTGAAGCCGATGCCCTGATTTACTCCGTGCCGGTGTACCACGCCGGAATCCCGGGGCATTTGAAATGTTTTATTGACCGGCTGGGCGAAAGCGTGGTGGAGGGATTTTTTTCCAAACAGATGAAAGTGGTGGGGTGCGTCACCTCGGGAACCGGCATTGCCACCGGCCAGGAATCGGTCATGAATTTTATCAACGCCCATGCCATGATGCTGGGCTGTCTGCCCTTTGCCGGGGAGTGGCCCGGTGCCTATACCGGGGCCGGCGGATGGACCCACGTGGATCCCCGGAAAAATGCCCTGAAAGACCTTCACGCCGGCAACGATGAAACCACGGCCTACCTGGTCAAATCCACACGGAACATGGCCGCCGGCATCGCCCAGCTCGCTGTTTTGATCAAAACCGGGGCCCGGCAAAAGCAGGTTCACGACCTGCTCGAAAAGAGCGGCCGCTACACCATGTTTCTCCGGCGGATTTCCGGGACAAAACCCCTGGCCATTGAAAAGCCCTATGACTATTTTGCCACTGATGAGGATACCCAGCTGGAATTTGATGAGGATTAACGGCCACGGGCCGCCTTGGTTATCCAACCAAGAACCGCCCACAACAAATAATGAAAGTCTTCTCAAGATGTTAGTGAGACTTTCATATAAATGCCCTTTTGCCGGCATTGCCCTGCCGGGGCACCCCCTGAATTTTTAACTTTGGAAAAAGACTTATGGAACCAGAACAGGTAAATTCAACATTTAATCGTCCTATGGTGATTGTAACGGCCATCATTGTCGGCATCACTGCCAATTGCTTTATTGCCGGTATGCCGGTCATACTCAACGAGATGGTGGTGAAATGGGCCTATTCAGAACAGAAAATCGGGTTTGTGGCGTCTGCGTATATGGGGGGAATGACCGTGGCCTCCGTTTTGTGCACCTTTGTGATCACCACCTTGAACCGGCGCTGGATCCTGGCCGCCGGGACCGTTCTGGCCGTCATCAGCCACCTGCTCATTGCCATGGTTCAGCCCGACACCATGGCCCCCCTGGTTCTGATCTGGATATTTGCCGGGTTCAGCCAGGGAATCAACTGGTCCCTGGTGCTGGCCTGCCTGTCCGGAACAAGCAACCCCACCCGGAACTTTGCTGTTTTATATCTGTTCTCGGTTGCCTTTATCGGGCTTGAGCTGATTGCCCTGCCGTATCTGTCCGCAACGTGGAATGTTGAGGCCATATTTTATGCCTTTGCCCTGGTAACGCTGGTCTGCTTTGTGTTCATCCGGTTTTTTCCCGCAAGATACATTGAAACCCCGGAGGAGCTTGAACACAAGGCTAAGAATCCGGTGGTGCTGCCCTGTTTCCTCAGCCTGGGGGCCATCTGTTTTTTCGCTGCCAATGTCAATACCTTCTGGGCTTATGCAGAGAGAATCGGGCTGGCATCGGGCCTTTCAGACGGTACGGTCCTGACCTGCCTGTCTTTGGGGAATCTGGCAAGCCTGACCAGCTGCCTGTTTGCCACCTGGCTCGGGGGTAGATTCGGCCAGGCCCGCCCCCTGATGATTACCCTGGTGGCTGAAATCCTGATCATGGCGGGCCTGGGAATATCATTGACCCCCATGGCCTATATCCTGGGATCCACCCTGTTTTTCATGTTCTGGAACGTAACCGATATATTTCAGCTGGGCTCCCTCAGCGGCTTTGACCATACGGGCCGGTATGCGGTTCTGGTGCCGGCTTTTCAGGGGATCGGCTTTACGTTGGGACCGGCCCTGGCCGCCCTTTTGGTGGGTGAGGACGGCACAGGTTTTGGTCCGGTGCTCCTGATGTGCGCGGTCAGTGTCCTGGTCAGCCTCGGATTTTACATTGTGATTCACAGAAAATGGGGAGAATATGCCATATGATTATCGTCGGTGAATTGATCAACGCCACCCGGAAGGCCGTACAGACCGCCATTGAAACAAAGGACGGGGCCTTTATCCGGAAACTTGCACAGGATCAGGCCGGGGCCGGGGCTGCCTATATTGATGCCAATGCCGGGGTCTTCAGGGACAAGGAGACCGGTTGCCTTAAATGGGTCATTGACCAGATTCTTGATGCCTGCGACATCCCGGTCTGTGTTGACAGCCCCAACCCTGAAGTGCTGGACCAGGCGTTAAATTATCTGTCCGCCAAAACCGGCACCCCCCCCATGATTAACTCCATCTCCCTTGAAACGGACAAGCTTGAAGCCATGCTGCCCATGGTGTCCGGCAGCGACTTTAAAATCATTGCCCTTTGCATGAACGACAAAGGCACCCCGGCCACGGTGGATGAACGGCTTTCCATTGCCGATGCGCTGATCAATAAGCTGATCCAGGCCAATGTGAAACCTGAAAATATCTATGTTGACCCCCTGGTTCAGGCCATCAGCACCAATGTCTCTTTTGGCACGGCATTTTTAGACACCATTGAAAAGCTCATGGACCGGCATGAAGGCATCCACACCATGTGCGGGCTGTCCAACATCTCCTTTGGCATGCCTGCAAGGGGGCTCATGAACCGGACCTTCATGGCCATGGCCGTTGCCAAGGGACTGGACGGCGCCATTGCCAACCCCCTGGACCAAAAGATGATGGCCGCCATTGTAACGGCTGAGGCCCTTGCCTGCAGGGACGGGTATTGTATGAACTACTTAAAGGCCTTCAGGGCCGGAATGCTTTAGGTAGTTAGCCTGAAGGCTGAAGGCTGAAGGTCAAAAATTGAAATCCTCTTTAAAAATGAATATTCATCTGGCCAATACCGTAAGTCTAATATTCAAAGGGAAAGATTATGTTTAAATATGCCATTGTTAAAACCCCGGCATCTACTTTAACGGCCGGCATTACCGCTTCGCCTGAACTGGGCGCCCCTGATTATGCGAAGGCGTTGGAACAGCACCAAACCTATATCCGGGCCCTTGAGGCCTGCGGGGTCGGCGTGACCGTGCTGGACCCGGACGAGAATTTTCCGGATTCCTGTTTTATTGAGGATGTGGCCGTCTGCACCCGGGCCTTTGCCATGGTCACCCGCCCCGGCGCCCGGTCCCGGATGGGGGAACAAGAAGACACGGCAGCCGTCCTCAGCGGATTTTATGACCACATTGAGCAGATAACGGCCCCGGGCACCCTGGAAGGCGGGGATGTGATGATGGTAAAGGACCACTATTATATCGGCCTTTCGGACCGGACCAACCGGGAAGGGGCGGCGCAGCTCATTGCGGCCTTGAGTGCCCACGGGATGGACGGGTCCATGGTTGAAATGAGCGATATGCTTCACTTAAAGACCGGGTTGTCATACCTGGAAGAGAACATCCTTTTGGCGGCAGGCGAATTCAAAAATAAAAAAGAGTTCCGTTCCTTTGATATGATTGAGATTCCCGAAGAGGAGAGTTACGCGGCCAACTGCATCCGGGTCAACGATTATGTGATTGTCCCGGAATGGTTTCCCAAAACAAGAAAATTGATCGAAGATGCCGGGCTCAAAACCATGGCCGTGGACACCTCGGAATTCAGAAAACTGGACGGCGGGCTGAGCTGCCTGTCACTCCGGTTTTAAAATCCTTTGGGATTCGTGGGACACCATATTTAATTAGTGCCTGACCGGAAACCCCGATTTTGAAATTTTCAGGGGGTCGATGTTTGACAAAACCTTAAATCTTTGTTGTTCCTGTCATCACAAACCGGGAGAAATGCTTCCATCTCTGCCGGTTTTCGGCAACTTTCTCCTTTTCCGGACGCAACTGTAGTGTTTGCCGTGTTTTTTTTAAGCAATGGCCTGTTTTAAGCTGCTTTGCGCTGTTCAGACCCTTGCAGCTTTTTTAATCCCTTTTGTTGTATGTGATGCCCGATGATCTGGAGATTTCTTGCCAAAACCGACAGGCTCACATACCTCTTAAACCCTTGAATGCCATGATCCGGGCATCTGTCAAGACCATGATTTTCCAGTCCGTTTATGGCAGATTCCACCGCTGAATGTTTTCTTTTAAAACGAATGAAATCTTCCGCTGTTTCTTCTTCATATTCCGCCTTGTTGCATCTGCCTTTTTTCGGAAGCACCAAAATATCCAATCTGCCCTTCAGGTCCTTTTTGTTGCCTGGAGAGTAAAACCCTTTATCAAAACTGCATCCTTTGAGATCAGAAAATTTGCTTTGTGCCAATGTTACCATCGCAACGGCGACTTTATCATCGGTTTCTTTCTCCATCACCCGGTGGTGCAGGATAAAGCCATATTGGTCCTCCAGGATACATACCCGCAAGCCCAATTCCTGGGGAACACCGGCCTTGCCTTTTGAAATCCACTCCGTGTGGGGTTCGAAAATCGAAAAAATCTTGTCTTCATGGGGGATCTTTTCATCCTGTAACACCCGGCGTTTGATCAAATCAATTTGCCAAAGTGCGTAGTTGATATATGTTTGTAATTCTTCAGCTCGGGCTGCACATATAATATCGGATGCCGGTATCATTTCCACGGTCAATCGCGCCTTTTGAATATATTTTTCAGCAAGCTTGATATATGCTGTATGGGCATCCATAATTTGCTGGACTCTTTTGGCCTTTTTCTTTTCATCCTTTGATGTGGAATGTTTCAAACGCTGGACTATTCGATAAAGCTTTTTAAATGCTTTAATATTATACGCTGATTGCCGCCACATACTCGTTCCAATGTCCTGGCTGATAATAGCGGCAATTTGAATCATTTTTCGGACTGCATCAAAAAGCAGGTTGATATCTGTGGGATAATGAACATTGGTTTCTACAACGAATGAATCACACCGCCCAATCAAGGCTCCATCGTCCGAAGTTTTTTTTTCATCAGAAGTTTATGGCCTTCTTGCACAACCAGAGTGTTGATTTTGTCAAGAATATCTGGGGTCATAAGCCTGACATTATCTTTCAGGGTCTGAAGGGGGTAGGCGATATCATTGTCCATCATGCCATGCCCCAGCATCTGCCTTATTGTTTTGTGGTTGTTCACCATTTCCTGGAGTTTATCATAATCCCAATTGCAATTGAGCCGAATGACGCCCATTACAAGGATCTTCCACAGGTCCATACCGGGACGTCCATTTTTAGAATCGGTACTTTCTGGGATCATGTCCGTGAGGATATCAAAAACTTTTTGTCGAAGACTCTGGTCGCAATAGATATGTTGGAGTCCCAAAAGAAGTTTGGGGATTTCATCCCTGGCTCTCATATCAATTTTAATTTGATCGATAGGGGTCTGCCCGAATGTCATCTGTAGTTCAAAAATTTTACGCAAAACGACCTCGAAGTTCTGATGGAATGTTGAAGTTTGAATTACTATTGGCTTGTCTCACAAAACATAAATCCTATATAATTTTATAGGGTTAGATTAACATAGTAATTAGTAAAAAGCAACAAGTAATTCATATCACAACAGAAACTTCAAACGAATTTCAGCCCAGATACCCCTGGAAAATATGATGGTTCCAATTTCCGGTCAGGCACTAATTAAGGTCAAGTACTATCGTATCCACGCCCCCAAAGCCTATTTCAAAACAGCATTCAATAGTAAAACTATCGGGAGGCCAGATCATTAAAAATTCCCATGAGGACGACACCCACATTGAAATATCCCCAATATGGAATGTTGACCACCAGGGCTCTGATTAATCCCTTTGCCCTTTAATCGCCTGAAAGTGGCCGGTCAGGCCCTTATTTTGCCTGCCAGTGAATAACCGGCGGCTTTCTGGGGGGCAGTCGTAAAAACGGGTACCTGGGATATCCCAGGATCATGGCATAGTGGTGGGTATGGTTTGGGGGCAGACCGATTTCTGCCTTTAACGGGTTGTGGCCCATGGCCTCATTAAAGGTGCCGGTCCAGCAGGTGCCAAGCCCCAGGGCTGGGGCGGCAAGGTCCAGATAGGACAGGGCCAGGGTGATATTGACCATGGCTTCACAGGAATCCTGATCCGAAGAGGCGATCAGCAGGGCCGGCGCACCCCAGAGCAGGCCATCCAGTTTGCGGGTTTCCCAATCCTTAAGAATAGCATGATGGGCGGCGTAGCTTCCGATTTCGCCGGTGGGATTCTCTTGAATCTCTTTTTTGAGCCATCCCATGGCTGCATTCACGAAATTGTCCAGCCGGGCCCGGCCGTTGAAAACCGTCCACTCAACCTCCTGGCCGTTGCCGGCACTCGGGGCATATTGGGCGATGCGAATCAGTTTTTCGATCACGGCCGGTTCCACGGCTTTTCGCTTATAGACCCGAACGCTTCTTCTGGACCTTAA harbors:
- a CDS encoding arginine deiminase family protein, whose amino-acid sequence is MFKYAIVKTPASTLTAGITASPELGAPDYAKALEQHQTYIRALEACGVGVTVLDPDENFPDSCFIEDVAVCTRAFAMVTRPGARSRMGEQEDTAAVLSGFYDHIEQITAPGTLEGGDVMMVKDHYYIGLSDRTNREGAAQLIAALSAHGMDGSMVEMSDMLHLKTGLSYLEENILLAAGEFKNKKEFRSFDMIEIPEEESYAANCIRVNDYVIVPEWFPKTRKLIEDAGLKTMAVDTSEFRKLDGGLSCLSLRF
- a CDS encoding ISNCY family transposase (programmed frameshift), producing MTFGQTPIDQIKIDMRARDEIPKLLLGLQHIYCDQSLRQKVFDILTDMIPESTDSKNGRPGMDLWKILVMGVIRLNCNWDYDKLQEMVNNHKTIRQMLGHGMMDNDIAYPLQTLKDNVRLMTPDILDKINTLVVQEGHKLLMKKTSDDGALIGRCDSFVVETNVHYPTDINLLFDAVRKMIQIAAIISQDIGTSMWRQSAYNIKAFKKLYRIVQRLKHSTSKDEKKKAKRVQQIMDAHTAYIKLAEKYIQKARLTVEMIPASDIICAARAEELQTYINYALWQIDLIKRRVLQDEKIPHEDKIFSIFEPHTEWISKGKAGVPQELGLRVCILEDQYGFILHHRVMEKETDDKVAVAMVTLAQSKFSDLKGCSFDKGFYSPGNKKDLKGRLDILVLPKKGRCNKAEYEEETAEDFIRFKRKHSAVESAINGLENHGLDRCPDHGIQGFKRYVSLSVLARNLQIIGHHIQQKGLKKLQGSEQRKAA
- a CDS encoding nitroreductase family protein, whose amino-acid sequence is MGIDDIIIDKEKCVRDGRCAAICPSIFHVSSESGGYPVVLDSEKEMCMGCGQCVAICPAGAITNGNITLDTCPAIEPDLTINEKQMIQFLRSRRSVRVYKRKAVEPAVIEKLIRIAQYAPSAGNGQEVEWTVFNGRARLDNFVNAAMGWLKKEIQENPTGEIGSYAAHHAILKDWETRKLDGLLWGAPALLIASSDQDSCEAMVNITLALSYLDLAAPALGLGTCWTGTFNEAMGHNPLKAEIGLPPNHTHHYAMILGYPRYPFLRLPPRKPPVIHWQAK